A stretch of the Deinococcus ruber genome encodes the following:
- a CDS encoding AAA family ATPase — translation MAPLTTLVEFKLLGMPAIRSGNTDLTPSVRKSLALVAYLALEGAADRSRLADLLWSELTESDAKRNLRQELWRLQRSPLAPWLDARPGSISLFPTVQTDVAAFRQRLSETRDDDALALYTGPLLEHLEVGGASGFDAWLTERREELSALWKSALQRHSARLEAQGDLRGALQGHLRLLQADEFQEVHQRETMRLHLLLGERGAALERFERYKQQLWNELGLRPLPQTEALAWSAQEAADGVSTTADLPGTVRDTSADVPLRLRLPLVGRSAEWAALEHSHAALSVVIGEAGVGKTRLASEFAATCGPVIHLRAFESSAETPLYPAAEALRAALTDPLSRERLMTLSAVWRSEAARLVPELEPGTVAEPNTDGRARFLTGVAQALCCAAGPHGSVVFDDLHWADPMTLELLLHLVRQHSQPRPRLIATVRTQELHSHAALSAALAALERERQVCRVELADLTAADVLSIIQMLSGQRAQLFATRLFQASAGNPLYLLESLQHLFELGTLQQAADGRWSTPFDTSTRDYAELPLPTSVRDAITRRTAYHGPAAQRLLEAASVSEDHWQLDDLAPALSLSDWEAVEALERLLEAGLVVRLGDDTFGFSHDLVRRVVLDRLSAERRRLLHRRLAERLETTGAAAHRIAQHLERAGLRGQAAPWRIRAGQAAAQVYAYPAALEQYAKALEDGLPLNEAFDVRAARVDLLKFTGELPAREAELREMEPLVVQLGDQHRTTLQIHRVTFLLDAGRYADALERVQILLRTERLLPNQQALGLRFAGHALGKLGRPLEGTARLQEALALPGTLPSGLLGGIHNDLSNLAIEAGTLDVAEQHNQQALTLFTAEGALRSQAVALNSGARIAYTRGDLPGAVHQLEQALNLAQRIADQHLQLLFLNNVIRLQVDHGQLEQALTALNAGMAVLNEPRDPLYEGLLRSRAADIHRLTGDLGQALSNDHTAIVLADSIGAVAVQTTRRIHLAHFLLQLGDLDGAGELLYHARALHVAAGNTERQDALEVGMADLALARGDYAAALEHLTATLRQRTDNATESGALLRILQAAAQLGLHHPGALNHLRLDLPKRPALRALALILQLRSPVPQHTEQDVAHARTLLSGGQVPPLERLELTRALVECRHASVLMPDPAVERLRRDAGALQQALTSSLPAERRAPFMAAIGHWAKGRREQ, via the coding sequence ATGGCACCTCTGACGACGCTGGTTGAATTCAAACTCTTGGGAATGCCGGCCATTCGCAGCGGCAACACGGATCTCACGCCGTCTGTCCGCAAGAGTCTGGCGTTGGTGGCTTACCTGGCACTTGAGGGGGCGGCTGACCGGAGCCGACTCGCGGACCTGCTGTGGTCGGAGTTGACCGAGAGCGACGCGAAACGCAACCTGCGTCAGGAACTGTGGCGGTTGCAGCGTTCTCCGCTGGCGCCCTGGCTTGATGCGAGGCCGGGCAGCATTTCGCTGTTCCCCACCGTGCAGACCGACGTGGCCGCGTTTCGCCAGCGACTTTCGGAAACCAGGGACGATGACGCCCTGGCGCTGTACACAGGCCCGCTTCTGGAGCACCTTGAGGTGGGCGGCGCGAGCGGGTTCGACGCGTGGCTCACTGAGCGCCGCGAAGAGTTATCGGCGCTGTGGAAGTCGGCGCTGCAGCGCCACAGTGCACGTCTGGAGGCGCAGGGCGATCTGCGCGGGGCCCTCCAGGGCCATCTGCGTCTGCTCCAGGCAGATGAGTTTCAGGAAGTGCATCAGCGCGAGACCATGCGGCTCCACCTGCTGCTGGGAGAACGTGGCGCGGCACTGGAGCGCTTCGAGCGGTACAAGCAGCAGCTGTGGAACGAATTGGGCCTGCGTCCGTTACCGCAGACCGAAGCGCTGGCGTGGTCTGCACAGGAGGCAGCTGATGGTGTGTCAACCACAGCCGACCTCCCCGGCACTGTTCGGGATACGTCTGCAGACGTGCCCCTTCGGCTGAGGTTGCCGCTGGTTGGACGCAGTGCCGAGTGGGCGGCACTGGAACATTCACACGCGGCACTCAGCGTGGTGATCGGTGAAGCTGGTGTCGGCAAGACCCGGTTGGCCAGTGAGTTCGCTGCAACGTGTGGTCCGGTGATTCATCTGCGGGCCTTCGAATCGTCGGCGGAAACGCCGTTGTATCCCGCGGCTGAGGCCCTCCGTGCCGCTCTGACGGATCCGCTCAGCCGTGAACGGCTGATGACCCTGAGCGCGGTGTGGCGTTCGGAGGCGGCCCGCCTGGTACCGGAACTCGAACCCGGCACGGTCGCCGAGCCGAACACCGACGGGCGGGCACGCTTCCTCACGGGCGTGGCGCAGGCGCTGTGTTGCGCTGCCGGGCCGCACGGCAGCGTGGTCTTCGATGATCTGCACTGGGCGGACCCGATGACGCTCGAACTGCTGCTGCATCTCGTTCGGCAGCATTCGCAGCCGCGCCCGCGCCTGATTGCCACGGTACGGACCCAGGAGCTCCACAGCCATGCGGCGCTGTCTGCGGCCCTGGCAGCCCTTGAGCGCGAACGTCAGGTGTGTCGTGTGGAACTCGCCGACCTGACGGCCGCTGACGTCCTGTCCATCATCCAGATGCTGTCCGGTCAACGTGCCCAGCTGTTTGCCACCCGGTTGTTTCAGGCAAGCGCGGGCAACCCCCTGTATCTGCTCGAAAGCCTTCAGCACCTGTTCGAACTTGGGACGTTGCAGCAGGCGGCAGACGGCCGCTGGAGCACACCCTTCGATACCTCGACCCGCGATTACGCGGAACTCCCGTTGCCCACCAGTGTGCGCGACGCCATCACGCGCCGTACGGCATACCATGGCCCGGCGGCCCAGCGGCTGTTGGAAGCAGCGAGCGTCTCCGAGGACCACTGGCAGCTGGATGATCTCGCGCCGGCGCTGTCGCTGTCGGACTGGGAAGCGGTGGAGGCGCTGGAACGGCTGCTGGAGGCCGGACTGGTGGTGCGGCTCGGCGATGACACGTTCGGCTTCTCCCATGATCTGGTGCGGCGGGTGGTGCTCGATCGCCTCAGTGCCGAGCGCCGCCGACTCCTCCATCGCCGACTGGCAGAACGCCTGGAGACGACTGGCGCGGCGGCACACCGCATTGCCCAGCATCTGGAACGCGCGGGACTCAGGGGGCAGGCCGCTCCGTGGCGAATTCGTGCGGGCCAGGCCGCCGCGCAGGTCTACGCGTATCCGGCAGCGCTGGAACAGTACGCCAAAGCTCTCGAGGACGGTCTGCCGCTGAACGAGGCGTTTGACGTGCGGGCCGCGCGGGTCGACCTGCTGAAATTCACGGGTGAGCTTCCGGCACGTGAAGCCGAGCTGCGCGAGATGGAACCGCTGGTTGTTCAGCTCGGCGATCAGCACCGAACAACGCTGCAGATCCACAGGGTGACGTTCCTGCTCGACGCAGGACGGTACGCTGACGCACTTGAGCGTGTCCAGATCCTGCTGAGGACCGAGCGTCTGCTTCCAAATCAGCAGGCACTCGGACTGAGATTCGCCGGGCATGCACTGGGCAAGCTGGGTCGCCCTCTTGAAGGCACGGCGCGACTGCAGGAAGCGCTGGCGCTGCCAGGCACCCTCCCGTCCGGGCTGCTGGGCGGGATTCACAACGATCTCAGCAACCTCGCCATTGAAGCGGGAACGCTCGATGTCGCCGAGCAGCACAACCAGCAGGCGTTGACGCTTTTCACAGCAGAAGGAGCGCTGCGTTCTCAAGCGGTCGCCCTTAACTCAGGGGCCCGCATCGCGTACACGCGGGGTGATCTACCAGGCGCGGTTCATCAGCTCGAGCAGGCGCTGAACCTCGCACAAAGGATCGCGGATCAGCACCTTCAACTGTTGTTCCTCAACAACGTCATCCGGCTGCAGGTCGATCACGGCCAGCTCGAACAAGCCCTGACGGCGCTCAACGCCGGCATGGCGGTGCTCAATGAGCCGCGCGATCCGCTGTACGAAGGTCTGCTGCGCAGCCGTGCCGCAGACATTCACCGCCTCACGGGTGATCTGGGACAGGCTCTCAGCAACGATCACACCGCGATTGTGCTGGCTGACAGCATCGGCGCGGTGGCAGTACAGACGACACGCCGGATTCACCTGGCTCACTTCCTGCTGCAGCTTGGAGACCTCGACGGGGCAGGCGAGCTGCTCTACCATGCACGGGCGCTTCACGTGGCGGCGGGCAACACCGAACGGCAGGACGCCCTGGAAGTGGGAATGGCCGATCTGGCACTAGCCCGCGGCGACTACGCTGCTGCACTCGAACATCTCACAGCGACCCTGCGTCAGCGAACGGACAACGCCACTGAGTCCGGGGCACTGCTGCGCATCCTGCAGGCGGCGGCACAACTCGGTCTTCATCACCCCGGCGCGCTCAACCACCTCCGCCTGGATCTGCCCAAGCGGCCTGCCCTGCGCGCCCTCGCGTTGATCCTGCAGCTCAGAAGTCCTGTGCCGCAACACACAGAGCAGGACGTGGCGCACGCGCGTACCTTGCTCAGCGGCGGCCAGGTACCGCCGCTGGAGCGCCTCGAGTTGACACGCGCGCTGGTGGAATGCCGTCACGCCTCGGTGCTCATGCCGGATCCAGCGGTCGAGCGCCTCCGCCGCGACGCAGGGGCGCTCCAGCAGGCCCTCACGTCAAGCCTGCCCGCTGAGCGCCGAGCACCCTTCATGGCGGCCATAGGTCACTGGGCGAAAGGACGCCGCGAGCAGTGA
- a CDS encoding globin family protein produces MKKRTVELVQTSFAQVQPIAAVASTLFYARLFELDPDLKALFRGDMNEQGHKLMTMLGIAVANLNKPEIVMPALRKLGERHAGYGVTDAHYDTVGAALLWTLEQGLGPAFTPEVRDAWAAVYVVVSDTMKAAARRVSAADRPFSGQERHAGLT; encoded by the coding sequence ATGAAAAAAAGAACTGTGGAACTCGTCCAGACGTCATTCGCTCAGGTGCAACCGATCGCTGCGGTGGCCTCGACCTTGTTTTACGCCCGCCTCTTTGAGCTCGATCCCGACCTCAAGGCGCTCTTCCGTGGGGACATGAACGAGCAAGGGCACAAGTTGATGACCATGCTCGGCATCGCGGTCGCCAACCTCAATAAGCCGGAAATCGTCATGCCTGCTCTCAGGAAACTCGGGGAGCGCCACGCGGGATACGGCGTGACAGACGCGCACTACGACACAGTGGGGGCAGCTCTGCTGTGGACACTTGAGCAGGGCCTGGGTCCAGCGTTTACCCCTGAAGTCAGGGACGCCTGGGCCGCGGTCTATGTGGTGGTGTCCGACACCATGAAGGCGGCCGCTCGGCGCGTGTCAGCGGCCGATCGTCCGTTCAGTGGTCAGGAACGACACGCCGGGCTGACTTGA
- a CDS encoding NAD(P)/FAD-dependent oxidoreductase produces the protein MNHRRVRSLLSSRSALRQNVAASFGWRSSRGHPELLGKHAIVIGSSMAGLLAARVLADHFEHVTVLERDVFPAAGEARRGVPQGRHAHGLLSAGYRVMQRLFPGIEQDFLGVGAILIDATNDAFWFQNGGYLAPSASDLNGVCLSRPQLEAVVRSRVLRLPNVTINAGVTVLGLTRAENRSVGGVTLDRGEGAETLTADLVVDASGRGSRTPAWLAQLGYRPPAVSEVKVNMAYATRTYRRSPGDLDGGHLLLVAPQAPHQKRGAVLAAQEGNRWMVTLTGMLGDHPPVDDAGLLAFARSLPTQDIYDIIAHAEPLSDIVPYRYPSSLRHHYERLSAFPEGVVVIGDAICSFNPIFGQGMTVASLEAQALQDSLEGGLQELWKRFFRRAAKRIDIAWTLAASADLAFPETLGTRGPAVKPINAYIARLLQVARHDPGLTVAFHQVSNLIKPPSSLFSPNILWRVGSGSIRGVSPHLNREPCVPLAAAGASRDVSL, from the coding sequence ATGAACCATCGCCGTGTCCGCAGCCTTCTCTCTTCTCGTTCAGCACTCCGTCAGAACGTCGCTGCGTCCTTCGGATGGCGTTCATCTCGCGGGCATCCAGAGCTGCTGGGTAAGCACGCCATTGTCATCGGGTCAAGTATGGCGGGCCTTCTCGCTGCACGGGTACTGGCAGATCACTTCGAACACGTCACCGTTCTTGAGCGTGATGTGTTCCCCGCAGCTGGGGAAGCGCGCAGAGGAGTTCCCCAGGGCCGCCATGCCCACGGTTTGCTGAGCGCCGGTTACCGGGTCATGCAGCGGCTGTTTCCGGGAATCGAGCAAGACTTCCTCGGCGTGGGCGCCATCTTGATCGACGCGACGAACGATGCGTTCTGGTTTCAGAACGGCGGTTACCTTGCGCCCTCAGCGTCCGATCTCAACGGGGTGTGTCTCAGTCGTCCTCAGCTCGAAGCAGTCGTTCGGTCGCGTGTGCTGCGCCTCCCCAACGTGACCATCAACGCTGGCGTCACGGTCCTTGGTCTTACACGCGCCGAGAACCGCAGCGTGGGTGGCGTCACGCTGGACCGTGGTGAGGGCGCTGAAACGCTGACCGCTGATCTGGTGGTGGATGCCAGCGGCCGAGGTTCGAGAACGCCAGCGTGGCTGGCGCAGCTCGGGTATCGTCCCCCTGCTGTCAGTGAGGTCAAAGTCAATATGGCGTATGCCACCCGGACGTATCGTCGTTCACCCGGCGACCTGGACGGGGGTCACCTCCTGCTGGTGGCCCCCCAAGCGCCCCATCAGAAGCGTGGTGCCGTGTTGGCTGCTCAGGAGGGGAACCGCTGGATGGTGACGTTGACAGGCATGCTCGGAGATCACCCCCCTGTTGACGACGCTGGACTCCTGGCGTTCGCCCGGAGCCTTCCGACGCAAGACATTTACGACATCATCGCCCATGCTGAACCGCTGTCTGACATCGTGCCGTACCGGTATCCTTCCAGTCTGCGGCACCACTATGAACGCCTGTCTGCGTTCCCCGAGGGGGTTGTGGTGATTGGCGACGCCATCTGCAGCTTCAACCCGATCTTCGGACAGGGCATGACGGTGGCGAGCCTGGAGGCCCAGGCCCTGCAGGACAGCCTCGAGGGAGGCCTGCAGGAACTGTGGAAGCGCTTCTTCAGACGCGCTGCGAAGCGGATCGATATTGCGTGGACCCTCGCTGCGAGTGCCGACCTGGCATTCCCCGAAACACTCGGCACGCGGGGGCCCGCAGTGAAGCCGATCAATGCGTACATCGCACGGCTTCTTCAGGTGGCGAGGCACGATCCGGGTTTGACGGTTGCCTTTCACCAGGTCAGCAACCTGATCAAGCCGCCCTCAAGCCTGTTTTCCCCCAACATCTTGTGGCGGGTCGGTTCTGGCTCGATTCGCGGCGTCTCCCCACACCTCAACCGAGAACCGTGTGTTCCTCTCGCAGCGGCCGGAGCCAGCCGTGACGTCTCCTTGTGA
- a CDS encoding class I SAM-dependent methyltransferase, with product MTGTTSAVQPGSEMQALKARLKATWESGDYGVFARYLEPGAQVFLNGLQLRPHDRLLDVACGAGQLVIPAARAGIDATGIDLASNLVAQARDRAAAEQLSAHFDEGDAEQLPYPDASFDVVSSLVGAMFAPRPERVAAELLRVCRTDGHIVLGNWTPASFIGGMFKVTNRHVPPSPLMPSPMLWGDEAVVRERLGAGVNSLHFERVAYPFAYPFGPAEVVEFFRTYYGPTNRAFAALDTAGQAALRADLQAHWTAHNSAQDGTTRLDSELLVVRAVRA from the coding sequence ATGACGGGAACGACGTCGGCAGTGCAGCCAGGCAGCGAGATGCAGGCCCTCAAAGCCCGCCTGAAGGCCACCTGGGAAAGCGGTGATTACGGGGTCTTCGCCAGGTATCTGGAACCCGGCGCACAGGTGTTTCTGAATGGTCTGCAGCTCAGACCACACGACCGACTGCTGGACGTGGCGTGCGGTGCGGGGCAACTGGTCATTCCGGCAGCGCGGGCGGGGATCGACGCCACCGGAATCGATCTGGCGTCGAATCTGGTGGCGCAGGCACGCGACCGGGCCGCCGCCGAGCAACTGAGCGCCCACTTCGATGAGGGGGACGCCGAGCAGTTGCCGTATCCGGATGCCAGCTTCGACGTGGTCAGCAGTCTGGTGGGGGCCATGTTCGCCCCCCGTCCCGAGCGGGTAGCAGCTGAACTGCTGCGGGTCTGCCGGACAGACGGACACATCGTGCTGGGAAACTGGACGCCTGCCAGCTTTATCGGCGGCATGTTCAAGGTCACGAACCGGCATGTTCCGCCGTCTCCGCTGATGCCGTCCCCGATGCTGTGGGGTGACGAAGCGGTGGTACGCGAACGCCTGGGCGCAGGCGTGAACTCCCTGCACTTCGAGCGCGTCGCGTACCCCTTCGCGTATCCGTTCGGACCCGCCGAGGTGGTCGAGTTCTTCCGCACGTACTACGGCCCGACCAACCGTGCGTTCGCGGCGCTGGACACCGCAGGGCAGGCCGCGCTGCGCGCAGACCTCCAGGCGCACTGGACCGCCCACAATTCGGCGCAGGACGGCACCACCCGGCTGGACTCTGAACTGCTGGTTGTCCGCGCTGTCCGCGCCTGA
- a CDS encoding ATP-binding protein, translating to MGNLQRGAGRQALIGRSQEQAALLQALDRAGRGHGGVLLVVGEAGIGKTRLVESVLSGQRVPVLRAPSRETQLASPYAPLSALLRAQVSRSPASFDHLPFREQLLPLLPELRLHVPHGGSTPAGFLDAVCGAVRCLTDDGPVVLLLEDLQWADHATLDLLPSLAEWLADRPALLIGTYRREEMPRGHRLRHARQALKRADALQEISVDALTPPDAAELIAHTLGQPVSAALAAQLFGRTEGVPLFIEELALALQAGERLASGPDGCLDLIAPGTVELPWTLREAIVLGLDRLPAGARVAAEVAAVLGHAFDANMLLDLLQDDAAFDALSEGGLIAERHGGASFRHALIRDAVYAGIPWARRRTLHRQVAAHLEAARAAPGITAEHWLAGHEPERARAALLAAAETSCRLHAYHDAAEAAGRALELWPTGVDEARRLDVLDQLGQCAQACGLLSEAGRAWREAAQARRDAGDLQGAAAAQHRLAGALELQGLWEGALEARRVAADAFAACEAWAAAAEERLAIGSTLRAAGRNTAALAVLARALDDARRARRADLEARILGQEGNARARSGQVEQGLRVGREGVSLAVAGGHTSATVETLHRLADTLEHAGDYLAARSTYADAFDLCGASGPAAFACRACVTVPLYQNGVWDRAMTECRTVLTSSDAPVVPRAVAGAMLGTLLAHRGQPARARPYLLEARSVAQQLGLAAVHLRALWGLALAADAAGQPQIATERIRDLLDVWDGVEDHYHILFPLRWASSVAAAHPGADAELQRITHVLSRAADLNGGPVAFSALAHALGELAWLGGHPEAASRQFETAVRLLRDTGTPFEEASTRLRAGQVLAALGLRAPATEHLVAAHHTARTLNAARLTQQAAGALDALGEHVARRGTRTLLGSADLGLTRRQVEVLRRLAQGHSDKAIAAELRLSPRTVEMHVSRLLASLDSRSRTEAVVKATELGLLAASVPR from the coding sequence ATGGGCAACCTTCAGCGCGGTGCGGGCAGGCAGGCCCTGATCGGTCGTTCCCAGGAGCAGGCGGCGCTGCTGCAGGCGCTCGACCGGGCCGGCCGGGGACACGGCGGGGTGCTGCTGGTGGTAGGCGAGGCGGGCATCGGAAAGACCCGTCTGGTCGAATCGGTGCTGTCCGGGCAGCGCGTTCCGGTTCTTCGTGCGCCGTCGCGTGAGACCCAGCTGGCCTCACCGTACGCGCCGCTGTCCGCGCTGCTGCGTGCCCAGGTGTCGCGTTCGCCTGCCTCCTTCGATCACTTGCCGTTCAGAGAGCAGCTGCTGCCGCTGCTGCCCGAACTGCGGCTGCACGTGCCACACGGTGGCAGCACCCCGGCGGGCTTCCTGGACGCTGTGTGCGGAGCGGTCCGGTGTCTGACCGATGACGGCCCTGTGGTGCTGCTGCTGGAGGATCTCCAGTGGGCCGATCACGCAACGCTCGACCTGTTGCCCTCGCTGGCTGAGTGGCTCGCAGATCGCCCCGCCCTGCTGATCGGCACCTACCGGCGAGAAGAAATGCCGCGCGGTCATCGTCTCCGGCATGCCCGGCAGGCGCTGAAACGTGCCGACGCGCTGCAGGAGATCAGCGTGGATGCCCTGACGCCCCCTGACGCGGCTGAACTGATCGCCCACACGCTCGGGCAGCCGGTCTCGGCAGCACTGGCGGCGCAGCTGTTCGGGCGCACGGAAGGGGTGCCGCTGTTCATTGAGGAACTGGCCCTGGCGCTTCAGGCGGGCGAGCGGCTGGCATCCGGACCTGACGGGTGCCTCGATCTGATTGCCCCAGGAACGGTCGAGCTGCCCTGGACGCTCCGGGAGGCCATTGTGCTGGGACTCGACCGCCTTCCCGCCGGAGCCAGAGTGGCCGCCGAGGTGGCGGCCGTCCTGGGTCACGCGTTCGACGCGAATATGCTGCTGGACCTGCTGCAGGACGACGCGGCGTTCGATGCTCTCAGCGAAGGTGGACTGATTGCCGAGCGGCACGGCGGCGCGTCGTTCCGGCATGCCCTGATCCGTGACGCGGTGTATGCCGGGATTCCCTGGGCACGGCGGCGCACGCTGCACCGACAGGTGGCCGCGCACCTGGAAGCGGCCCGCGCCGCCCCTGGCATCACGGCCGAGCACTGGCTGGCTGGACACGAACCCGAGCGGGCGAGAGCGGCGCTGCTGGCAGCGGCCGAAACGTCCTGCCGCCTGCATGCGTACCACGACGCGGCAGAAGCGGCAGGGCGGGCGCTGGAACTGTGGCCGACCGGCGTGGACGAAGCGCGGCGGCTTGATGTCCTCGATCAGCTCGGCCAGTGTGCTCAGGCGTGCGGCCTGCTGAGCGAGGCGGGCCGGGCGTGGCGTGAGGCGGCCCAGGCCCGGCGGGACGCGGGAGACCTCCAGGGCGCAGCGGCGGCGCAGCATCGCCTGGCCGGAGCGCTCGAACTTCAGGGCCTGTGGGAAGGCGCGCTGGAGGCCCGGCGGGTGGCGGCCGACGCGTTCGCCGCCTGTGAAGCTTGGGCCGCGGCCGCCGAGGAGCGGCTGGCGATTGGCAGCACGCTGCGGGCCGCGGGCCGCAACACTGCCGCGCTCGCGGTGCTGGCCCGCGCACTCGACGATGCCCGCCGGGCCCGGCGGGCGGATCTGGAAGCCCGGATTTTGGGTCAGGAGGGCAACGCCCGCGCCCGAAGTGGACAGGTCGAGCAGGGCCTGCGGGTGGGCCGGGAGGGCGTGTCCCTCGCGGTGGCGGGCGGTCATACCAGCGCGACCGTCGAAACGCTTCACCGCCTCGCCGACACGCTCGAACACGCCGGAGACTACCTCGCGGCACGCTCGACCTACGCCGACGCCTTCGACCTGTGCGGGGCGAGCGGCCCCGCAGCCTTCGCGTGCCGGGCGTGCGTGACCGTGCCGCTGTATCAGAACGGAGTCTGGGACAGGGCCATGACCGAGTGCCGCACGGTGCTGACGTCTTCAGATGCACCCGTCGTTCCCAGAGCCGTTGCCGGGGCCATGCTGGGCACGCTGCTGGCGCACCGGGGACAACCTGCCCGCGCCCGCCCGTACCTGCTGGAAGCCCGCTCCGTCGCCCAGCAGCTTGGCCTCGCTGCCGTGCATCTGCGGGCGCTGTGGGGCCTCGCGCTGGCCGCGGACGCAGCGGGGCAACCACAGATCGCCACCGAGCGGATACGGGACCTGCTGGATGTGTGGGACGGTGTCGAAGATCATTACCACATCCTGTTCCCCCTGCGCTGGGCGTCCAGCGTGGCCGCGGCGCACCCGGGTGCAGACGCGGAGCTGCAGCGCATCACGCACGTCCTGAGCCGCGCTGCCGACCTGAACGGCGGCCCGGTGGCGTTCTCGGCGCTGGCGCACGCGCTCGGCGAACTGGCATGGCTCGGCGGTCATCCGGAGGCGGCGTCGAGACAGTTCGAAACGGCTGTTCGCCTGCTGCGTGACACTGGCACGCCGTTCGAGGAAGCTTCGACGCGCCTGAGAGCGGGGCAGGTGCTGGCGGCGCTGGGTCTGCGGGCACCCGCCACCGAGCATCTGGTGGCGGCCCATCACACAGCCCGGACGCTGAATGCCGCGCGGCTGACACAGCAGGCCGCCGGCGCGCTGGACGCCCTGGGCGAGCATGTGGCGCGGCGCGGCACGCGAACGCTTCTCGGTTCCGCTGATCTGGGACTGACCCGGCGACAAGTCGAGGTGCTGAGGCGATTGGCACAGGGACACAGTGACAAAGCCATCGCCGCTGAACTGCGGCTCAGCCCCAGAACAGTGGAAATGCACGTCAGTCGTCTGCTGGCCAGCCTGGACAGCCGCTCGCGGACAGAAGCGGTGGTGAAGGCGACCGAGTTGGGCCTGCTCGCCGCATCTGTGCCGCGCTGA
- a CDS encoding EAL domain-containing protein, protein MTELATACTLCHQPASFHLEISTAFQPIVNVVTREIFAYEALVRGPEGQSAGWVFQHVTASDHYYFDQKCRVTAIRNAARLGLQTRLSINFLPNAVYEPSNCIRQTLRAAQETGFPLDRLIFEITEHEHVLDQAHVRRIVDAYKSLGFTTALDDYGSGHSTAQLLLEVRPDLVKLDLAIIRGIERDPWRQALIRSYVAFAVQTNTLIIAEGVETLEEAHVLLQLGVTHMQGYYFARPAFEALPLIAPELFDALL, encoded by the coding sequence ATGACTGAACTTGCCACCGCCTGTACGCTCTGCCATCAGCCTGCGTCCTTTCATCTCGAGATCTCGACCGCTTTTCAGCCGATTGTCAATGTCGTCACCCGCGAGATCTTCGCGTATGAAGCGCTTGTCCGGGGGCCAGAAGGTCAATCGGCAGGTTGGGTCTTTCAGCATGTAACCGCGTCCGATCATTATTACTTCGATCAGAAATGCCGGGTGACGGCCATCCGGAATGCCGCCCGGCTGGGGCTTCAGACACGGCTCAGCATCAACTTTCTGCCGAATGCCGTGTATGAACCCAGCAACTGCATTCGGCAGACACTCCGCGCTGCTCAGGAGACGGGCTTTCCGCTCGACCGGCTGATTTTTGAAATTACCGAGCACGAACACGTGCTGGATCAGGCCCATGTTCGCCGCATCGTGGACGCCTATAAATCGCTCGGATTTACCACCGCACTCGACGATTACGGGTCCGGCCATTCCACTGCTCAGCTGCTGCTGGAAGTTCGGCCAGACCTTGTGAAACTGGATCTGGCGATCATCCGGGGGATCGAACGCGATCCCTGGCGTCAGGCGCTGATCCGCTCGTACGTGGCATTTGCCGTCCAGACCAACACCCTGATCATTGCCGAAGGCGTCGAAACGCTGGAAGAGGCGCACGTGCTGCTTCAGCTGGGCGTCACGCATATGCAGGGCTATTATTTTGCTCGACCGGCCTTCGAAGCGCTCCCGCTCATTGCTCCCGAGCTGTTCGACGCTCTGTTGTAA
- a CDS encoding winged helix-turn-helix domain-containing protein codes for MPLASNVVDIYISHLRTNLRDAGAYGLLRTVRGDGYALRGPGPERRLTRLMKREAYNRASNSSGAMSGSASKAGRAK; via the coding sequence CTGCCGCTGGCCAGTAACGTCGTCGACATCTACATCTCGCACCTGCGAACGAACCTTCGTGATGCCGGGGCGTATGGTCTGCTCCGAACCGTTCGGGGCGACGGCTACGCCCTGCGAGGGCCTGGGCCTGAGCGCAGGCTTACTCGTCTGATGAAAAGAGAGGCTTACAACAGAGCGTCGAACAGCTCGGGAGCAATGAGCGGGAGCGCTTCGAAGGCCGGTCGAGCAAAATAA